A single window of Gossypium arboreum isolate Shixiya-1 chromosome 13, ASM2569848v2, whole genome shotgun sequence DNA harbors:
- the LOC108463535 gene encoding uncharacterized protein LOC108463535: MGRRLFGCFGKGSSSSSSGNEVDGNGKTNNDTVVEEAAPESPIMVELFSSQGCAMSPAAELLLSRLGRGDFQLDAPVIVLAYHVDYWDYMGWKDPYGSSQWTVRQKAYVETLNLDTMFTPQVVVQGRAQCVPNDEDVLLSTIATAPRFPAPSFQANIQRPTSETLQVTITGALRFKVEDNGVHVMVALYENGLVNDCSAGENKGKVLSNDFVVRKLEKLCNVEDTSAKKTISGTVTFSLWDNFNHNKCAIAVFAENSSHQIFGSQKFQLPDDI, from the exons ATGGGACGTCGTCTCTTTGGTTGTTTTGGCAAgggttcatcttcttcttcatcagggAATGAAGTCGATGGAAATGGAAAAACCAATAATGATACGGTCGTTGAAGAAGCGGCGCCTGAAAGCCCGATCATGGTGGAATTGTTTTCTTCGCAAGGGTGCGCGATGTCACCGGCGGCTGAGCTGCTCTTGTCGAGGCTAGGGAGAGGTGATTTTCAGCTCGATGCTCCAGTGATTGTGTTGGCTTATCATGTTGATTATTGGGATTATATGGGGTGGAAAGATCCTTATGGATCCAGCCAATGGACTGTTAGACAAAAGGCATACGTTGAAACCTTGAACCTTGACACCATGTTTACACCTCAGGTTGTGGTTCAAGGTAGGGCTCAGTGTGTCCCTAATGATGAAGATGTTTTATTATCAACTATTGCTACTGCTCCCAGGTTTCCAGCTCCATCATTCCAG GCAAATATCCAAAGGCCAACATCGGAGACATTGCAAGTGACAATAACAGGGGCATTGAGGTTTAAGGTAGAGGACAATGGTGTCCATGTGATGGTAGCTTTATACGAGAATGGATTGGTAAATGACTGCTCTGCAGGAGAAAACAAAGGGAAAGTGTTGTCCAATGATTTTGTGGTTAGAAAGCTTGAAAAGCTGTGCAATGTGGAGGACACATCTGCTAAAAAGACAATCTCAGGAACTGTTACTTTCAGTCTTTGGGATAATTTCAACCACAACAAATGCGCCATTGCTGTCTTTGCTGAAAACAGCTCCCATCAAATTTTTGGTTCTCAGAAGTTTCAACTTCCCGATGATAtatga